From Methanobacterium formicicum, a single genomic window includes:
- a CDS encoding ATP-binding cassette domain-containing protein, which translates to MNVVETRNVTYQYPDETKALHKVNFAAAKGKIIALLGPNGAGKSTLFLHFNGILKPTFGSVVIDGVPVDYGKQGLADLRQRIGIVFQNPDDQLFAPTVAEDVAFGPLNMDLPREEVDLRVKDALKRVGMAGFEKKPPHHLSGGQKKRVTIAGILAMHPQIMVLDEPTSGLDPRGASQIMRLLYQLNQEGMTIIISTHDVDLVPIYAYKVYIISQGNIIKEGSPQDVFKDVETIRSANLRLPRIAHLMEILEKEDEIPFHQPYPLTIGEARRRILKQIH; encoded by the coding sequence ATGAATGTTGTTGAAACAAGAAATGTCACATATCAGTATCCCGATGAAACCAAGGCCCTCCATAAGGTAAATTTCGCCGCGGCTAAGGGCAAGATCATTGCACTTCTGGGTCCCAATGGCGCTGGAAAATCCACCCTATTTCTACACTTTAACGGAATACTCAAACCAACATTCGGCAGTGTGGTGATTGATGGGGTTCCGGTAGACTATGGAAAACAGGGGCTTGCAGATTTAAGACAGAGAATTGGAATAGTTTTCCAGAATCCGGATGATCAACTTTTCGCCCCCACTGTTGCCGAAGATGTGGCCTTTGGTCCCCTGAACATGGACCTTCCCCGGGAGGAAGTTGATTTAAGGGTTAAAGATGCATTAAAACGTGTGGGGATGGCTGGTTTTGAGAAGAAACCCCCTCATCATTTGAGTGGTGGTCAAAAAAAGAGGGTGACCATAGCGGGTATCCTGGCCATGCACCCCCAGATAATGGTGCTGGATGAACCTACCAGTGGCCTGGATCCCAGGGGAGCATCGCAGATAATGAGATTACTCTACCAGCTCAACCAGGAAGGTATGACCATTATCATATCCACCCATGATGTGGATCTGGTACCCATTTACGCCTATAAGGTCTACATAATCAGCCAGGGAAACATAATTAAAGAAGGAAGTCCGCAAGACGTTTTTAAAGATGTTGAAACCATTAGAAGCGCAAACTTAAGACTTCCCCGGATAGCTCATCTCATGGAGATACTGGAGAAGGAAGATGAGATCCCTTTTCATCAGCCTTATCCCCTTACCATTGGTGAGGCTCGAAGAAGAATTCTTAAACAGATCCATTAA
- a CDS encoding ATP-binding cassette domain-containing protein, which translates to MNVLETKNVSYRYPDGTPALEDVNFSAAQGKMVALLGPNGAGKSTLFLHFNGILRPSAGTVMVENVPLTYDKKSIMKVRQKVGIVFQNPDDQLFAPTVEEDVAFGPLNVGLDQDEVERRVAESLERVGMAGFEKKPPHHLSGGQKKRVAIAGILAMSPEIMVLDEPTSGLDPKGASRILHLLHKLNQEGMTIVISTHDVDLVPLYASQVYIISEGHIIKEGTPQDVFSDEETIRNANLRLPRIAHLMEILQKKDELPFEKPYPLTIGEARKKLLKEFDE; encoded by the coding sequence ATGAATGTTTTAGAAACTAAGAATGTTAGTTACCGGTACCCCGATGGTACACCCGCCCTGGAGGATGTGAACTTCAGTGCAGCCCAGGGAAAAATGGTGGCCCTGCTGGGTCCCAACGGGGCAGGAAAATCCACCCTATTTTTACATTTTAATGGAATCCTCCGACCATCTGCAGGCACAGTTATGGTGGAAAATGTCCCACTCACCTATGATAAGAAATCCATAATGAAAGTGAGGCAGAAAGTTGGAATCGTATTCCAGAACCCGGATGATCAGCTCTTTGCCCCCACTGTGGAAGAAGACGTGGCTTTCGGACCACTGAACGTGGGTTTGGACCAGGATGAAGTGGAAAGAAGGGTGGCCGAATCCTTGGAAAGGGTGGGAATGGCTGGATTTGAGAAAAAACCCCCACATCACCTCAGTGGAGGTCAGAAGAAACGGGTGGCCATAGCCGGTATACTGGCCATGAGTCCGGAGATAATGGTGCTGGATGAGCCCACCAGTGGCCTGGATCCCAAGGGAGCCTCCCGGATCCTGCACCTCCTGCACAAGCTCAACCAGGAAGGAATGACCATTGTCATATCCACCCATGATGTGGATCTGGTGCCCCTCTACGCATCCCAGGTTTACATCATCAGCGAGGGCCATATAATTAAGGAGGGAACACCACAGGATGTGTTTAGTGATGAGGAAACCATTAGAAACGCCAACCTGAGATTACCCCGGATTGCCCACCTCATGGAAATACTACAAAAAAAGGATGAACTTCCCTTTGAAAAACCATACCCCCTGACCATTGGAGAGGCCCGGAAAAAGCTCTTAAAAGAATTCGATGAATGA
- the cbiM gene encoding cobalt ECF transporter S component CbiM — translation MHIMEGFLPWQWCLVWYIISIPVVAYGVIQIKKITDENPESKPLLAVSGAFMFVLSSLKLPSVTGSCSHPTGSGLGAVLFGPAVASVMAAIVLVFQALLLAHGGLTTLGANIFSMGIVGPVVAWLIYKGVKNAGGSPLLGIFLAAALADLLTYVTTALQLSLAFPVPTFTVAFTNFMWIFAVTQIPLAIAEGLLTVVIFDYIMKLRPDILETLKVIGPRVKEKVKGVV, via the coding sequence ATGCATATTATGGAAGGTTTTCTGCCCTGGCAGTGGTGCCTGGTATGGTACATAATATCCATTCCAGTGGTAGCTTACGGTGTTATACAGATCAAAAAGATAACCGATGAAAATCCGGAATCAAAGCCATTACTGGCAGTATCCGGTGCATTTATGTTTGTTTTGTCATCCTTGAAACTACCTTCGGTAACTGGTAGTTGCTCCCATCCCACCGGGTCTGGTCTGGGTGCGGTGCTCTTTGGCCCGGCAGTGGCCAGTGTAATGGCTGCCATAGTCCTGGTGTTCCAGGCTTTGCTCCTGGCCCACGGTGGACTGACCACCCTGGGGGCCAACATATTCTCCATGGGAATTGTGGGGCCGGTGGTAGCCTGGCTCATATACAAAGGTGTTAAAAATGCAGGGGGATCTCCCCTCCTGGGGATCTTCCTGGCCGCAGCCTTAGCTGACCTTTTAACCTATGTCACCACGGCCCTGCAGTTGTCCCTGGCATTCCCGGTACCCACCTTCACGGTGGCCTTCACCAACTTCATGTGGATATTCGCCGTCACCCAGATACCCCTGGCCATTGCCGAAGGACTCCTGACCGTGGTGATATTTGATTACATCATGAAACTGCGACCGGACATCCTGGAAACCCTGAAGGTCATTGGCCCCAGGGTGAAAGAGAAAGTCAAAGGAGTGGTGTAA
- a CDS encoding energy-coupling factor ABC transporter substrate-binding protein, translated as MDSKYYIVILAIVAVIAILPLAMYSGLGEEEGYFGGADDAAGTAIEETGYEPWFSSIWEPPSGEIASLLFAIQAAIGAIIIGYILGYFHGQANERKKIEKEGEK; from the coding sequence ATGGATAGCAAGTACTACATCGTCATACTGGCCATTGTGGCGGTAATTGCCATCCTCCCCCTGGCCATGTACAGTGGCCTGGGTGAAGAAGAGGGTTACTTCGGTGGAGCCGATGATGCAGCAGGCACAGCTATCGAGGAAACAGGATACGAACCTTGGTTCAGCTCCATCTGGGAACCACCAAGTGGTGAGATTGCCAGTCTGTTATTTGCCATTCAAGCAGCCATTGGAGCCATAATAATTGGTTACATATTGGGATATTTCCATGGGCAAGCCAATGAACGTAAGAAAATCGAAAAAGAAGGTGAAAAATAG
- a CDS encoding MarC family protein, translating to MDIISGGITIIPSEIGLLFMVSAFILGALHALEPGHGKSVMAAFVLGTDANLKDAWLLGLTVVFSHVSVVVLLGVVSIFLMGTLNVDATHEVMSAVGGIILVVVGMWIIKTYHDQNHNHQHHEHHIDTKKGVIAIGLSTGLIPCPAALAVLFFSIANNQMYNGLVYILVFSVGLAISITLLSALFVKGKGFIQRYMGNETINKIPLVSGTIIVIIGLISLLQLY from the coding sequence ATGGATATTATATCGGGAGGAATAACTATTATTCCCTCAGAAATTGGTCTATTGTTCATGGTTTCAGCATTCATACTCGGTGCACTGCACGCACTAGAGCCAGGGCATGGTAAATCAGTTATGGCTGCCTTTGTTTTAGGAACAGACGCCAATTTAAAGGATGCTTGGTTACTGGGGTTGACTGTAGTTTTTTCACACGTGAGTGTGGTGGTCTTACTGGGAGTGGTTTCCATTTTCCTCATGGGAACCTTGAATGTTGATGCCACCCACGAGGTAATGAGTGCTGTCGGGGGAATCATCCTGGTGGTGGTGGGAATGTGGATCATAAAAACCTACCACGATCAAAATCATAACCATCAACATCACGAACACCACATCGACACCAAAAAAGGAGTAATTGCCATTGGATTGTCCACCGGCTTAATACCCTGTCCTGCTGCACTGGCTGTCCTTTTTTTTAGCATTGCCAATAATCAGATGTACAATGGTCTGGTTTATATCCTGGTGTTCAGTGTTGGTCTGGCTATTTCCATAACTCTCCTTTCCGCACTTTTTGTTAAGGGAAAAGGATTCATTCAGAGATATATGGGCAATGAAACCATCAACAAGATCCCACTGGTAAGTGGGACTATTATTGTGATAATAGGGTTAATCTCACTTCTACAACTCTATTAA
- the cbiQ gene encoding cobalt ECF transporter T component CbiQ has product MHSMFENTLDNYAHSNGLRETNTLFKVIFAIATMLVSLASTSPIVPLLITLVISFLLIFQAKIPWKFYLKFLAVPFFFGFLTFIFMALFFGVGAHILDLGIFNLAVTQDGFNRGLLLFSRVLGGFTCMAFLALTIPMTELFSELERFKIPQIVMELAMLMYRYIFLFLDEGINMYHAQETRLGYSSLKKSFKSMGMLGSNLFIRTWIKGEQAHIAMESRCYDGSIKTMKEPESMRTIGARNLVLLTLFEVGLVIGLYFTGNFTLF; this is encoded by the coding sequence ATGCATTCAATGTTTGAAAATACTCTGGATAACTACGCACACTCCAATGGCCTTAGGGAGACAAACACTCTCTTTAAAGTCATATTTGCGATTGCCACCATGCTGGTGAGTCTTGCATCCACATCCCCCATAGTACCCCTACTTATAACTTTAGTAATTTCCTTTTTACTCATTTTCCAGGCAAAAATCCCCTGGAAGTTCTACCTGAAATTCCTAGCAGTTCCCTTCTTTTTCGGATTCCTGACCTTCATTTTCATGGCCCTGTTCTTTGGAGTAGGTGCCCATATTTTGGATCTGGGAATATTCAACCTGGCCGTAACTCAAGATGGTTTCAATCGGGGATTGCTCCTTTTCTCCAGGGTACTGGGTGGTTTCACCTGCATGGCCTTCTTAGCCCTGACCATTCCCATGACCGAACTTTTCAGTGAACTAGAACGTTTCAAAATACCCCAAATAGTCATGGAACTGGCCATGCTCATGTATCGCTACATCTTCCTGTTTTTAGATGAAGGCATTAACATGTACCATGCCCAAGAGACACGTTTAGGGTATTCCTCCCTGAAAAAATCCTTTAAATCCATGGGCATGCTGGGCAGTAACCTGTTCATTAGAACCTGGATTAAAGGTGAACAGGCCCACATTGCTATGGAATCACGATGCTACGATGGTTCCATAAAAACCATGAAAGAACCGGAAAGTATGAGAACTATAGGGGCCCGAAACCTGGTGTTACTAACACTCTTTGAGGTAGGTCTGGTTATTGGCCTGTACTTCACTGGAAACTTCACCCTATTTTAA